In Opitutus sp. ER46, the following are encoded in one genomic region:
- a CDS encoding DoxX family membrane protein produces the protein MNPDDAPAPTPGARPGCEYAAAFLLLRLFLGLRTLLSGVEKFENQGTYGLGNYAQNAAHLAQGITNASFLPLWLTRGYALALGYGLLVVGGMLLLGIKSRLALMLAGAVYLSLAFGLMAVQEAEGVAWLAIHIGLIAGALVLVRHERFALWPTNRS, from the coding sequence ATGAACCCCGATGATGCTCCCGCCCCGACTCCCGGCGCCCGGCCGGGGTGCGAATACGCGGCCGCCTTCCTCCTGCTGCGGCTCTTCCTGGGCCTGCGCACGCTGCTGTCGGGCGTGGAGAAGTTCGAGAACCAGGGTACGTACGGCCTGGGCAACTACGCGCAGAACGCGGCGCACCTGGCCCAGGGCATCACCAACGCGTCGTTCCTGCCGCTGTGGTTGACGCGGGGATACGCGCTGGCGCTCGGCTACGGACTGCTGGTCGTCGGCGGCATGCTGCTGCTCGGGATCAAGTCGCGGCTGGCGCTGATGCTCGCGGGGGCGGTCTACCTCTCGCTCGCCTTCGGACTGATGGCGGTGCAGGAGGCCGAGGGCGTGGCCTGGCTGGCCATTCACATCGGCCTGATCGCGGGGGCGCTGGTGCTGGTACGCCACGAGCGGTTCGCGCTGTGGCCGACGAACCGATCCTAA
- a CDS encoding Gfo/Idh/MocA family oxidoreductase, translating into MSASTPPSGPGCTRRHFLSTSAKLGTVILAAPHVARAAVGGPATVNVALVGCGLQGRVLLNAALRIPGVRFRAVCDIWPRNRVRAERLLGKFGHDVTGFENHAEMLATVRDLDAVLVATPDFVHAEHTNAGLRAGKHVYCEKLMAHTVEAARSMVLTARETGKLLQIGHQRRSNPRYRHARDRLVREARLFGRITQATAQWNRAVAADFAVPATQAVPEATLQRYGYANLHEFLNWRWFRRYSGGPISDLGAHQIDIFNWMLGANPSSVLAGGGADYYRNHEWYDNVVAIYEFPTADGVVRATYQVSTTTSAGGGYHEYFMGDQGALKISEDPANTAVYREAHAPDWDPLVAKGLVARRGSGQAVARYPWEKPRPAFALPAPRKSVLDVRETAALAAWDLPVRLDQPIHQPHLENFFAAIREGTPLACPAESAFATAVTVLSVNDAVAARRMLTLRPEDFLVTPSLPGPATPPASA; encoded by the coding sequence ATGTCCGCTTCGACGCCTCCCTCCGGCCCCGGGTGCACCCGGCGGCACTTTCTGAGCACTTCGGCGAAGCTGGGGACGGTGATCCTGGCGGCGCCGCACGTGGCGCGGGCGGCCGTCGGCGGCCCCGCGACGGTCAACGTCGCGCTGGTGGGCTGCGGCCTGCAGGGCCGGGTGCTGCTGAACGCCGCGTTGCGGATCCCGGGCGTGCGGTTTCGGGCGGTGTGCGACATCTGGCCGCGCAACCGGGTGCGGGCGGAGCGGCTGCTGGGCAAGTTCGGCCATGACGTGACCGGGTTTGAGAACCACGCGGAGATGCTCGCGACGGTGAGGGACCTGGATGCGGTGCTCGTGGCCACGCCGGACTTCGTGCACGCGGAACACACGAACGCCGGCCTCCGCGCGGGCAAGCACGTGTACTGCGAGAAGCTGATGGCGCACACGGTCGAGGCGGCGCGCTCGATGGTCCTGACGGCGCGCGAGACCGGAAAACTCCTGCAGATCGGGCACCAGCGGCGCAGCAACCCGCGGTACCGGCACGCGCGCGACCGGTTGGTCCGGGAGGCGCGGCTGTTCGGCCGGATCACGCAGGCGACGGCGCAGTGGAATCGGGCGGTGGCGGCGGACTTCGCCGTGCCGGCCACGCAGGCCGTGCCCGAGGCGACGCTGCAGCGTTACGGCTATGCGAACCTGCACGAGTTTCTGAACTGGCGCTGGTTCCGGCGCTATTCCGGCGGCCCGATCTCCGACCTCGGCGCGCATCAGATCGACATCTTCAACTGGATGCTCGGGGCGAATCCGAGCTCGGTCCTCGCGGGCGGCGGCGCCGACTACTACCGCAATCACGAGTGGTACGACAACGTGGTCGCCATCTACGAGTTTCCGACGGCTGACGGCGTCGTGCGCGCGACGTATCAGGTGTCTACCACCACGAGCGCGGGCGGGGGCTATCACGAGTACTTCATGGGGGACCAGGGCGCGCTCAAGATTTCGGAGGACCCCGCCAACACGGCGGTGTACCGCGAGGCGCATGCCCCCGACTGGGATCCGCTGGTGGCGAAAGGCCTGGTCGCGCGCCGCGGGTCGGGCCAGGCGGTCGCCCGGTATCCCTGGGAAAAGCCGCGGCCGGCGTTTGCGCTCCCGGCGCCGCGGAAGTCGGTGCTGGATGTGCGCGAGACCGCGGCGCTGGCCGCCTGGGACTTGCCCGTCAGACTCGACCAGCCGATTCACCAGCCGCACCTCGAGAACTTTTTCGCGGCGATCCGCGAGGGAACGCCGCTGGCGTGCCCGGCGGAGTCCGCCTTCGCGACCGCGGTGACGGTGCTCAGCGTCAACGACGCGGTCGCCGCGCGCCGCATGCTCACGTTGCGGCCGGAGGATTTCCTCGTGACGCCTTCGCTGCCGGGCCCGGCAACTCCGCCCGCATCCGCCTGA
- a CDS encoding discoidin domain-containing protein: protein MSNLRSTPIVSLSLAAIALAALAPGAACAEEKVPLKVELPPPLFVGTPVPVQLPQLEKPTPGKRPDLMVPVGTKLLSRKRPVTSSDEAPIMGEARQVTDGNKSGADGECVEFGPGLQWVQIDLGAPARVAAIAVWHFHSEARVYHDVIVQVSDDPAFKRGVHTVFNNDDDNSARMGKGSDPAYIETNEGRLIDAQGAKGRYVRLYSNGNTSNDLNEYCEVEVFGTPEK, encoded by the coding sequence ATGTCGAACCTGCGCTCCACTCCGATCGTCTCCCTTTCGTTGGCTGCAATCGCCCTCGCCGCCCTGGCTCCCGGTGCCGCGTGCGCCGAGGAGAAGGTGCCGCTGAAGGTGGAGCTGCCGCCGCCGCTGTTCGTGGGCACGCCGGTGCCGGTGCAATTGCCGCAGCTGGAGAAGCCCACGCCGGGCAAGCGGCCCGATCTCATGGTGCCGGTGGGCACGAAACTGCTCTCCCGCAAGCGGCCGGTGACGAGCAGCGATGAGGCGCCGATCATGGGCGAGGCCAGACAGGTCACCGATGGCAACAAGAGCGGCGCCGACGGTGAGTGCGTGGAATTCGGGCCGGGCCTGCAGTGGGTGCAGATCGACTTGGGCGCGCCGGCCCGCGTGGCGGCGATCGCGGTCTGGCATTTTCACTCCGAGGCGCGCGTGTACCACGATGTGATCGTGCAGGTGTCGGACGACCCTGCCTTCAAACGCGGCGTGCACACCGTCTTCAATAACGATGACGACAACTCGGCCCGCATGGGCAAAGGCTCCGATCCGGCGTACATCGAGACCAACGAAGGCCGGCTGATCGATGCGCAGGGAGCGAAGGGCCGCTACGTGCGGCTCTACAGCAACGGCAACACCTCGAACGACCTGAACGAGTACTGCGAGGTCGAGGTCTTCGGCACGCCCGAGAAGTAA
- a CDS encoding flippase activity-associated protein Agl23 yields MSSLRLAAFVTLLLLALGPRVWELSRRPMHADEANQALKTGRLLEDGAYAFDPRDHHGPTLYYAALPLAWVRGERTLAELSETTLRLGPALWGVAAVLLLAVLGPVEAYGARWLAAAFLALSPPAVYYARCYIQETLLLAFTLLAVALAQRWWRTGRAAWAAGAGGALGLMLATKESALLLVAALVVAGVAARPARPAAQRPGRDVLLALVCAAAVAAAFYSSFGGNPAGLRDALLAPWLGGQRAVGMTGHEKPWWYYLQLLTTAASGGPGWGQTVLLLLALLGAARGWVERSAWLRGNAVYAFVLLLVLSVVPYKTPWNLVSVLPALAVLAAGGIAGITRRRGGALVARVLAALALVTLAVDAWRVAIQRPADSRNPWAYVQSGFDVLKVRSWGIVARAAAPDEPIRVIAPEYWPVPWYLRGVPRVGYWNAPPAACDGAVVLVAAEQADVVRARLHGRYRERFIGLRPGVLLVAFVRAP; encoded by the coding sequence ATGTCCTCCCTCCGCCTCGCCGCCTTTGTCACCTTGCTGCTCCTGGCGCTCGGCCCGCGCGTCTGGGAGTTGTCGCGCCGGCCGATGCATGCGGATGAGGCCAACCAGGCGCTGAAGACCGGTCGGCTGCTTGAGGACGGCGCCTACGCTTTCGATCCGCGGGACCATCACGGTCCGACGCTCTATTATGCCGCGCTGCCGCTGGCGTGGGTGCGCGGTGAGCGCACGCTGGCGGAGTTGAGCGAGACCACCTTGCGGCTGGGGCCGGCGCTGTGGGGCGTGGCCGCGGTCTTGCTCCTCGCGGTCCTCGGCCCGGTGGAAGCATACGGAGCACGCTGGCTTGCGGCGGCGTTCCTCGCGCTCTCGCCGCCCGCGGTGTACTACGCGCGCTGCTACATCCAGGAAACGCTGCTGCTGGCGTTTACGCTGCTGGCGGTGGCCCTGGCGCAGCGCTGGTGGCGCACGGGACGCGCGGCCTGGGCGGCCGGGGCGGGCGGGGCGCTGGGCCTGATGCTGGCCACGAAGGAGTCGGCGCTGCTATTGGTCGCGGCGCTGGTGGTGGCCGGGGTGGCAGCTCGCCCGGCGCGGCCGGCAGCGCAGCGGCCCGGACGCGACGTGCTCCTGGCGCTCGTTTGTGCGGCGGCGGTTGCCGCCGCCTTTTATTCCTCGTTCGGCGGGAATCCCGCCGGGTTGCGCGATGCGCTGCTGGCGCCGTGGCTCGGGGGGCAGCGCGCGGTCGGCATGACCGGACACGAGAAACCGTGGTGGTACTATCTGCAGCTCCTCACGACGGCCGCGTCGGGCGGGCCCGGGTGGGGACAGACCGTGTTGCTCCTGCTGGCCCTGCTGGGTGCGGCGCGCGGCTGGGTCGAGCGCTCGGCCTGGCTCCGCGGGAACGCGGTCTATGCGTTCGTCCTGCTGCTGGTGCTGTCGGTCGTGCCATACAAGACGCCCTGGAACCTCGTATCCGTGCTGCCCGCGCTCGCCGTGCTCGCGGCCGGCGGGATCGCCGGCATCACGCGGAGGCGCGGCGGGGCGCTGGTCGCGCGCGTGCTCGCGGCGCTCGCGCTGGTGACGCTGGCGGTCGACGCGTGGCGGGTGGCGATCCAGCGTCCGGCCGACTCAAGGAATCCCTGGGCGTATGTGCAGAGCGGATTCGATGTATTGAAAGTGCGGTCTTGGGGGATCGTGGCGCGGGCGGCGGCGCCGGACGAGCCGATCCGCGTGATCGCGCCGGAGTACTGGCCGGTCCCGTGGTACCTGCGCGGCGTGCCGCGCGTCGGCTACTGGAACGCGCCGCCGGCGGCGTGCGACGGCGCGGTGGTGTTGGTCGCGGCGGAGCAGGCGGACGTGGTGCGCGCGCGGCTGCATGGCCGATATCGCGAGCGCTTTATCGGGCTGCGGCCCGGTGTGCTGCTGGTGGCGTTCGTCCGCGCGCCATGA
- a CDS encoding glycosyltransferase family 2 protein: MSPEISVVIPVYNEAGNLRPLLRRLAAVLSRLGRPAEVLVVNDGSTDGTAVEIAAVAGEVAGLRELRLPSQSGQAHALWVGLQAAAGGYIVTLDGDGQDDPEDIPLLLAAVAKGEADLACGWRVDRQDTRLRRAMSALANAVRRGVLRDGLHDAGCQLRVFRRAVGGVMRPGTLMQTFLPALAVAAGFRVREYPVRHHARRHGASHYGLAQLWWRPAVALVAVAWRLRRERRARFARSGTGRGRRGATP, encoded by the coding sequence ATGAGCCCCGAAATCTCAGTCGTAATTCCGGTGTACAACGAGGCCGGCAACCTCCGGCCGTTGTTGCGACGGCTGGCGGCGGTGTTGTCGCGCCTCGGCCGGCCGGCCGAGGTGCTCGTGGTCAACGACGGCAGCACGGACGGGACGGCGGTGGAGATCGCCGCGGTTGCCGGCGAGGTGGCGGGCTTGCGGGAACTACGTTTGCCCAGTCAGTCGGGCCAGGCGCACGCGCTTTGGGTCGGACTGCAGGCGGCGGCGGGCGGGTATATCGTGACGCTGGACGGCGATGGGCAGGACGATCCCGAGGACATTCCGCTCCTGCTGGCCGCCGTGGCGAAAGGGGAGGCCGACCTGGCCTGCGGCTGGCGGGTGGACCGGCAGGACACGCGCCTGCGGCGGGCGATGTCGGCCCTGGCAAACGCGGTGCGCCGGGGCGTGCTGCGCGACGGGCTGCATGACGCGGGCTGCCAGTTGCGGGTTTTCCGGCGGGCGGTGGGCGGGGTGATGCGGCCGGGCACCCTGATGCAGACCTTCCTGCCGGCGCTGGCGGTGGCGGCGGGCTTTCGCGTGCGGGAGTATCCGGTGCGCCATCACGCGCGGCGGCATGGCGCCTCGCATTACGGGCTGGCCCAGCTCTGGTGGCGGCCGGCAGTGGCGCTGGTGGCGGTGGCGTGGCGCCTGAGGCGCGAACGGCGGGCGCGGTTCGCGCGTTCGGGGACGGGACGCGGGCGGCGGGGGGCGACGCCATGA
- a CDS encoding FAD:protein FMN transferase — MSWLTFRHQAMATHFEIAVAAQPEAHARQAAAAAFREVDRLEGEFSRFVASSDIARCQGLEEGKTVMIGEDAMACLVVAADLAIATERAFDPAYAAVRASDWDAALPAFQLDPVNHTLTSRAAELRLDLGAIGKGFALDAAADVLREWDVTAACLVAGGSTVLALEPPPGERGWRVGLGEAAAVREIWIRQQALSASGTAVQGQHLIDPRTGRPARRQARAWALAPGAAQSDGLSTAFFVWSDPEVAAFCARQPEIGGALAGAEGGLRALGALAPLLRAEAG, encoded by the coding sequence ATGAGCTGGCTGACCTTTCGGCACCAGGCGATGGCGACGCACTTTGAGATTGCGGTGGCGGCGCAGCCGGAGGCGCATGCACGCCAGGCGGCCGCGGCGGCATTTCGCGAGGTGGACCGGCTGGAGGGCGAATTTAGCCGGTTCGTGGCGTCGAGTGACATCGCGCGGTGCCAGGGACTGGAAGAGGGGAAGACGGTGATGATCGGCGAGGACGCGATGGCGTGCCTGGTGGTGGCGGCCGACCTGGCGATCGCGACCGAGCGGGCGTTTGACCCGGCCTATGCCGCGGTGCGGGCCTCCGACTGGGACGCCGCGCTCCCGGCGTTCCAGCTGGACCCGGTGAATCACACGTTGACCTCGCGCGCGGCCGAGTTGCGGCTCGACCTGGGCGCGATCGGCAAAGGCTTTGCGCTCGACGCGGCGGCGGACGTGTTGCGGGAGTGGGACGTGACGGCGGCCTGCCTGGTGGCCGGGGGCAGCACGGTGCTGGCCTTGGAACCTCCGCCGGGTGAACGCGGGTGGAGGGTTGGCCTGGGCGAAGCCGCCGCGGTTCGGGAAATCTGGATACGGCAGCAGGCGCTGAGTGCGTCGGGGACGGCGGTCCAGGGCCAGCACCTGATCGACCCCCGGACGGGTCGGCCCGCGAGGCGGCAGGCACGGGCGTGGGCGCTGGCCCCGGGGGCGGCGCAGTCGGACGGGCTGTCGACGGCGTTCTTCGTCTGGAGCGATCCGGAAGTGGCGGCGTTCTGTGCGCGGCAGCCGGAGATCGGCGGGGCGCTGGCCGGTGCGGAGGGCGGATTGCGGGCGCTGGGTGCGCTGGCGCCGCTGCTGCGCGCCGAGGCGGGATAG
- a CDS encoding ATP-binding protein: MIPSFLVRFADRLDAPYRGKSYFIAVRARLLAGIVLCAMTLVPISTAKSIWENAPSLGMRVAVNTAIMVAASLCIWNILRGRLERAGNLFAAALVSTIQLSLVVGPLFVRPIYPLSVGVQALAYNLVTLLLAILFASQRVATLVYAAMATGHISFYLLVLHHTRFDTVDQFFFDRLLRDGLITLSLEFCLGITVARMIDAAQSRSDAAIRESERINDKLEHLVAERTYELQAAKARAESASREAEAASRAKSEFLANMSHEIRTPLHGIIASTELLARREDLAPAAREQIRLISDSGDLLLKQLTDILDFSKVEAGQVTLERQPFDLGALVSDTIALLAQRGADAGVVLCQKRDPQLPRGFLGDSYRLRQVLLNLVSNAVKFTPAPGRAEIVVTSRGWEGDRHFVRFEVRDTGIGMDEATLARVFERFTQADSSTTRRFGGTGLGLAISSRLVALMGGKLEARSTPGKGSVFHFTLSLPVVAAPAPEGPPSPERIAPLQLRVLVAEDNPVNRKIIEQQLRALGCAYEMVADGAAALAALARGPLPDAVLMDCHMPKVDGWEATRRLRAWRDSADPAQRRAAGVRVLALTAATLPDERTRCQAAGMDGFVAKPVKLAELRAALTVHTPAASASTGRSATAASPRSAT; the protein is encoded by the coding sequence ATGATACCCAGCTTCCTAGTTCGATTCGCGGACCGGCTCGACGCCCCCTATCGGGGCAAGTCGTACTTCATTGCCGTCCGGGCCCGGCTGCTGGCGGGAATCGTGTTGTGCGCGATGACGCTGGTCCCGATCAGCACCGCGAAGAGCATCTGGGAGAACGCGCCATCGCTTGGCATGAGGGTCGCCGTGAACACGGCGATCATGGTCGCTGCCAGCCTCTGCATCTGGAACATCCTCCGCGGCCGCCTCGAGCGTGCCGGCAATCTGTTTGCCGCCGCCCTGGTCAGCACGATCCAGCTCTCCCTGGTCGTAGGCCCCCTGTTTGTGCGCCCGATCTACCCGCTCAGCGTCGGTGTGCAGGCGCTCGCCTACAACCTGGTGACGCTCCTCCTCGCGATCCTCTTCGCCTCCCAGCGCGTCGCCACGCTCGTGTACGCCGCCATGGCCACGGGCCACATCAGCTTCTATCTCCTCGTGCTCCACCACACGCGGTTCGATACGGTGGACCAGTTCTTCTTCGACCGGCTGCTGCGCGACGGTCTCATCACTCTGTCGCTCGAGTTCTGTCTGGGCATCACCGTGGCGCGCATGATCGACGCGGCGCAGTCGCGCAGCGATGCCGCGATCCGGGAGTCCGAGCGCATCAACGACAAGCTGGAGCACCTTGTGGCCGAGCGGACCTATGAGCTGCAGGCCGCCAAGGCGCGCGCCGAAAGCGCCAGCCGCGAGGCCGAAGCCGCCTCCCGGGCCAAGAGCGAGTTCCTGGCCAACATGAGCCACGAGATCCGGACCCCGCTCCATGGCATCATCGCCTCCACCGAGCTGCTCGCCCGCCGCGAGGATCTCGCGCCGGCGGCACGGGAACAGATCCGGCTGATCTCCGACTCCGGCGACCTGCTGCTCAAGCAGCTCACCGACATCCTCGACTTCTCCAAGGTCGAGGCCGGCCAGGTGACCCTGGAGCGGCAGCCATTCGACCTCGGCGCACTCGTGTCCGACACCATCGCCCTGCTCGCCCAGCGCGGCGCGGACGCCGGCGTCGTGCTCTGCCAGAAACGGGACCCCCAACTCCCCCGCGGCTTCCTGGGCGACAGCTACCGCCTCCGCCAGGTGCTGCTCAACCTGGTGTCCAACGCGGTGAAGTTCACCCCTGCGCCCGGGCGCGCCGAGATCGTGGTGACCTCGCGCGGTTGGGAGGGTGACCGGCATTTCGTGCGCTTCGAGGTCCGTGACACCGGCATCGGCATGGACGAAGCGACGCTCGCGCGCGTGTTCGAACGGTTCACGCAAGCCGACTCCTCCACCACGCGGCGTTTCGGCGGGACCGGCCTGGGACTGGCGATCAGCTCGCGGCTCGTGGCGCTCATGGGCGGAAAGCTCGAGGCCCGAAGCACGCCCGGCAAGGGCTCGGTCTTCCATTTCACCCTGTCGCTGCCAGTCGTCGCCGCCCCCGCCCCGGAAGGCCCGCCGTCGCCCGAACGGATCGCGCCGCTGCAGCTCCGCGTGCTCGTGGCCGAGGACAACCCGGTAAACCGGAAGATTATCGAGCAGCAGCTCCGCGCCCTCGGCTGCGCGTACGAGATGGTGGCGGATGGCGCCGCCGCGCTGGCCGCGCTGGCCCGCGGCCCCCTGCCGGACGCCGTGCTCATGGATTGCCACATGCCGAAGGTCGATGGCTGGGAGGCCACGCGCCGGCTGCGCGCCTGGCGGGACTCCGCCGATCCGGCCCAGCGCCGGGCCGCCGGCGTGCGCGTGCTCGCGCTCACTGCCGCCACGCTCCCCGACGAACGCACCCGCTGCCAGGCCGCCGGCATGGATGGTTTTGTCGCCAAGCCCGTGAAGCTCGCCGAACTCCGCGCCGCCCTCACCGTACATACCCCTGCGGCTTCAGCGAGTACAGGGCGGTCCGCCACCGCCGCGTCCCCCCGCAGCGCCACCTGA
- a CDS encoding rhamnogalacturonan acetylesterase, translating to MRLLLVCLVPLLCSGLRAAPTAPAAPGWRFDFGPGPVAAGYTAVPSSQPFTVETGFGFEPGANITGIVHEGGDPLRADGLRAVQPSRFSVAAPEGTYLVTVTFGDASAATNLTVKAEARRLMVEAATTAPGAYASRTFAVHVRNRRLPPPPLNAPGGTEVLTNDRERGSPTWDDKLTLEFGGPAANVCAVEIVPAPNLPTVFLAGDSTVTDQPSEPGASWGQMLTRFLQPGVVVANYAESGETLKSFSSELRLAKLLSQMKAGDWLFIQFGHNDEKQQWPQTYVEAHTTYKAWLKVYISEARRRGATPVLVTSMQRRTFDAAGRIKNTHGDYPQAVREVAQEENVAVIDLDRDSVRLYEALGPERSPQAFSAGGRDATHHNNYGAYQLAKCVAQGIRAAQLPLAAFIVEDFASYDPAHPDPLETFAVPPSAGHSDIAPRGN from the coding sequence ATGCGCCTCCTCCTCGTCTGTCTTGTCCCGCTCCTCTGCTCCGGCCTTCGCGCCGCCCCGACCGCTCCTGCGGCGCCGGGCTGGAGATTCGATTTCGGACCCGGCCCGGTGGCCGCCGGCTACACCGCCGTGCCTTCGTCGCAGCCGTTCACAGTCGAGACCGGATTCGGTTTCGAGCCGGGCGCCAACATCACCGGCATCGTGCACGAGGGCGGCGATCCGCTGCGCGCCGATGGCCTGCGCGCCGTGCAGCCCTCCCGCTTTTCTGTCGCGGCGCCGGAGGGCACCTACCTCGTCACCGTGACGTTCGGCGACGCCAGCGCAGCCACCAATCTCACCGTCAAGGCTGAGGCCCGCCGACTGATGGTCGAAGCCGCGACCACGGCCCCGGGAGCGTATGCGAGCCGCACCTTCGCGGTCCACGTGCGCAACCGCCGGCTGCCGCCACCGCCGCTGAACGCGCCCGGCGGCACCGAGGTGCTCACGAATGACCGCGAGCGCGGCTCACCGACGTGGGACGACAAGCTCACGCTCGAGTTCGGCGGCCCGGCGGCCAACGTGTGCGCCGTCGAAATCGTGCCCGCTCCCAACCTGCCGACCGTGTTCCTCGCCGGCGATTCCACCGTCACCGACCAGCCCAGCGAACCGGGCGCCAGTTGGGGCCAGATGCTCACGCGTTTCCTCCAGCCCGGCGTCGTCGTCGCCAACTACGCCGAGTCCGGTGAGACGCTTAAGTCCTTCAGCTCCGAGCTGCGGCTCGCGAAACTGCTCAGCCAGATGAAGGCGGGGGACTGGCTGTTCATCCAGTTCGGGCACAACGACGAGAAGCAGCAGTGGCCCCAGACCTACGTCGAGGCCCACACCACCTACAAAGCCTGGCTCAAGGTCTACATCTCCGAAGCGCGCCGGCGTGGTGCCACGCCCGTGCTCGTCACCTCGATGCAGCGCCGCACCTTCGATGCCGCCGGCCGGATCAAGAACACCCACGGCGACTATCCGCAGGCGGTGCGCGAGGTGGCGCAGGAGGAAAACGTGGCCGTCATCGATCTCGATCGCGACAGCGTCCGGCTGTACGAGGCGCTCGGCCCCGAGCGCTCGCCGCAGGCCTTCAGCGCGGGTGGCCGCGACGCCACGCACCACAACAACTACGGCGCGTATCAACTCGCGAAATGCGTGGCGCAGGGCATCCGCGCCGCGCAGCTCCCGCTGGCGGCCTTTATCGTGGAGGACTTTGCCAGTTACGACCCGGCGCATCCCGATCCACTCGAGACCTTCGCTGTTCCCCCCAGCGCCGGCCACAGCGACATTGCTCCCCGCGGGAATTAG
- a CDS encoding SGNH/GDSL hydrolase family protein yields MSCRHVVRLLVLLVALAGATLRAEPWKMLFVFGDSYSDSGAGFVYADGPTAVVYLARGLGIPFTHARDADRAGKGLNFAVSGARTGADEGAKLGPAVMGRGVWTQVEDFAERVHAGEVKFDPAHTLFFIAAGLNDVRVPTETSVANLRNEIRLLYAAGARHFRVALLPTKIAGFAVTARRLNPAIAGIPTSLRLEGATIELSHWGEYFDAVMDNPRAYGILNTTDSCAGRASIGVKPVEKGDPATYYFYYDAHPSTAVHRAVGEMMLREEKGLKD; encoded by the coding sequence ATGTCCTGCCGTCACGTCGTTCGTCTGCTCGTCCTCCTTGTCGCGCTGGCCGGCGCCACGCTGCGCGCGGAGCCCTGGAAAATGCTGTTTGTTTTCGGCGACAGCTACTCTGACAGCGGGGCCGGCTTCGTCTACGCGGATGGCCCCACGGCCGTGGTGTACCTGGCGCGCGGGCTGGGCATTCCGTTCACGCATGCGCGGGACGCCGACCGGGCCGGGAAGGGGTTGAACTTTGCGGTGAGCGGAGCGCGCACGGGAGCAGACGAGGGCGCGAAGCTCGGGCCGGCGGTGATGGGCCGCGGCGTGTGGACGCAGGTGGAGGACTTCGCGGAGCGCGTGCACGCGGGCGAAGTGAAATTCGACCCGGCGCACACACTCTTCTTCATCGCCGCCGGGCTGAACGACGTGCGGGTGCCGACGGAGACCTCGGTGGCGAACCTGCGCAATGAGATCCGACTGCTCTACGCGGCCGGAGCCCGGCACTTCCGCGTGGCGCTGCTTCCGACGAAGATCGCTGGATTCGCGGTGACGGCGCGCCGGCTGAACCCCGCGATTGCGGGCATCCCGACCTCGCTCCGCCTGGAAGGGGCCACGATCGAGCTCAGCCACTGGGGCGAGTACTTCGACGCCGTGATGGATAACCCGCGGGCCTACGGAATTCTCAACACGACCGACTCCTGCGCGGGCCGCGCAAGCATCGGCGTCAAGCCGGTGGAGAAGGGTGATCCCGCGACATACTACTTCTATTACGACGCCCATCCCTCGACCGCAGTGCACCGCGCGGTCGGCGAGATGATGCTGCGCGAAGAAAAAGGGCTGAAGGACTGA